The genomic interval TATAATGAATTCAGGAATACTGTACCGTTGAATCTCATCACCTTTATCATTAACCAATCCTATTTTTAGAAATCTTTGGTTGTCGGTGACCGTTAACTTACCTGTACTGTCTAGCCCGAATATATCAATTCCTTTAAGAGTAGATGTTGTAATTTCCGTTTTGGAACCAGCTTTCAGCTCTTCCTTTTTAAGATGCACTTCATATTGATATTGCTTTGAGCCGTCAAAGCCGTTTATAGTGATATTGACGTTGCCGGGTGTCAAATTAATTGTGTTATTGTTAATGCTGGAGTATGCATAGCTTCTCAGCTTGCTTTGTTTTTCTGTAATATAGTCAACATATTCAATGGTAGCATCTCCAAGGACTTTTACTTGAGCAAGCGTGCTTGAGTCGTATGGAACGTCAAGAGTATTCACATCTTGATCAAACACAACATTTTCTAAATAAATGATGTTGCCTTCGTAGGTTCTTGCTACTACGTTATAAGTACTCTTTGTTGCATAGAAACGGTTCTGTCCTTCCTGGTTATTGTCGATAACAGAAGGAATATATGAGACACCAGGAATTTCCTTACGTGCGATGATCACTTCGTCCATTTGCTTAGTTAGATTTACAGTAGATACCTGTTGCATAGGAATCCTTGCATCAAGTACAACATTAAAGTCTTTGCCTGGTTCGGTCTTCACGGAGCCGAGCATATAATAACCAAATGGTGAGCCACTATTGTTGCTATGCATGTTCACTCGGCGGACAAAATCCAAGCTTACAACAGACGGAGCGGAAACGATCATATAGCTGACTGTTTCATTTTCAAATAGATAATCCTGTTGCTGGTAAACGCTGTCGCCAGTCTGAATACTTGCAAATACGTGAGCGTTCTTCATAGGTACTCCACCAGCTACATTAATCTTGTCGCTTGTTTCAGGCTTATCTAGCCCAGAAACACGTATGATTGCTTGATTTTTAGGATCTATGGCCATTAGATCAACTGTTTTATCTAAATAACCAGTCTTGCTAAACGTTAGTTCATTATGTGAACCTAAATAAAGGTTTGATAAGACTATGAGACCATTGGGATCTGACTTACTTGAATGCTCTTCACCATATAGAAACAGTGAAACACCTTCAACAGGTGTGCCTACCTCGCCTGATTTGTGTTCGCGTACAGTAAAGGACAACTTTTCTACTTCTTGAGTTGTGATATAAGGCTTGTTGACCATATCTACAAGTTCGCCGTTCTGGTCGCGAATTTCCACACTAAACTCGTGCTTTGGCATTACAGTAATCGTATTGCTGCTAAGCTCATTCCATGTTGATTGATTACTTCTTTGCATAATTTTTATCGAATAGTTTCCTGTTTCTGTTGGAAGAAACTCGGTTTTATAGAGTCTAGTTAGTTTTCCGCCTTGCAGTTCGTGAGACCAATTCAGATAATTATATTCAAGATATGTTTTATCATCTTTTAAGATTATTGTCTTGATTTCACTGTATGGGTCAACGATATGACCATTCTCGTCCTTTAAGTATGCAATGAGTTTGAAAGTTTCACCTAGAATAAGATCAGTACGATCTTCTAAAACTCCTCTCTTTTCTATGCCAGCATTTACTTTTGCGGCAATGCTTTTACCGGATTTGAACGAATAAATATTATCCGTCGGTGTAAAGTAGGAATCAAGAATAACCTCGTCATTATTACTGTTAATCCCAGCGTTTAGCTTGTAAATTTGTTTATTCTTCTCTACATATAGCTGATTGTTGCTCGCTAAATTAAAGGTTTTCTCTTGAAAATTGTATTTGTTGTTTAAATAGGCAATTCGAAGAGAAACTTTGTCATCAGCGGTTTTATGCTCAGCCGCGATATTAATTGCAGAGAAAGCTTCTTTTTGCAGTTGATCTGAAAACGTATGAGTAGCTTGATCTGTGTCTAAAACATTATTTACAACTGCTTTATCACCGTTAGGAAGATTAAGGACAGCAATAAATTGATAGGCTTTTCCCTTGGCTACATATATTGAATCTATATTAGAGAGAGATTGTGAGTAATATCGATTAAGTTGTTTGAACCCGCTATTATTCACGAGGCTCAACGATTCTATTGCTACCGGCTGATTGTCCCAGCTATAAGCAAAAGATTGTTTGCTGTAATCAGCAGCATTGAGGATGATTATTTTGCGTTGCTCCTCTGAAGCAGTAATGAGCTCGTCGCTGCTTAAGCTGTACAAATAGGCATCATTATTGGAATTGGACTGAACGTGGGCCTGGAAATTTCCGAATTTTCCATTTGTTAAATAAACGGAAACGCCTTGAACTTGAAACTGTACTATATTACCACCTTGGCTATCATTAAATAATCCGTACACGTAGTTTTCTTGAAGAAGCTTACTATTCTTATCCAAGAAACGAAGCTCGGCTACTTTGTAGTTCGGATAGCGATTATCTAGCACGTCTTGAAGATAGACGGTACCAACTGTGTAGGAATCTTTATTTTGATCGACCTGTAAGAAGAGTACTGGGTTGAAATAATTTGGTTGGATAATTGAGGATCCGATTAAAGGGAACTGCCCCTCACCATTCGTTGTATGGGTAGCATGGTTAAGGATGCTAACTTGCTTCCCGGCAACCGGCTTACCATATTCGTCAAGCAGCGTTACCATTACTTTATCGTCATCCGAACGAATTGTGTCATTGATGGCAATAGTGGATTTGGTATCGCCTTTTGGCGTGCGCTCAATCTTGAAGCTGTAGCTCGAAGGTAAAATGTTTACGGTTTGCTCCCATGCAAGCGGCTTTACATTACTGTGGAAAGCGGCTTTTAGTGTATAGGATGCGCCAGGCTTCAGACTGGAAAATTCCAGTCCAGAGAAGGGGATGGAATACGTCGACCCAGAAACCGTAACCTCATTCTCCTGGATTTGTTTTGTGATAGCACTACCGACTTTCTTATCCTCGGCATCGATCAACGTAAACTCGATGGATTTTCCGCCCATCATTGCTCCGAAATCTTCTTTCTCAACATCGATTGTACTATTTAGTACGACATTTTTGGTGCCGTCCTGCTGTGTAGTCGTCGAGATGATTTCTACAGAGCTTGCTGCCATAACGGTAAAAG from Paenibacillus sp. FSL K6-3182 carries:
- a CDS encoding S-layer homology domain-containing protein; translation: MQNKMFKSGFLLLMTMLLALGNAFTVMAASSVEIISTTTQQDGTKNVVLNSTIDVEKEDFGAMMGGKSIEFTLIDAEDKKVGSAITKQIQENEVTVSGSTYSIPFSGLEFSSLKPGASYTLKAAFHSNVKPLAWEQTVNILPSSYSFKIERTPKGDTKSTIAINDTIRSDDDKVMVTLLDEYGKPVAGKQVSILNHATHTTNGEGQFPLIGSSIIQPNYFNPVLFLQVDQNKDSYTVGTVYLQDVLDNRYPNYKVAELRFLDKNSKLLQENYVYGLFNDSQGGNIVQFQVQGVSVYLTNGKFGNFQAHVQSNSNNDAYLYSLSSDELITASEEQRKIIILNAADYSKQSFAYSWDNQPVAIESLSLVNNSGFKQLNRYYSQSLSNIDSIYVAKGKAYQFIAVLNLPNGDKAVVNNVLDTDQATHTFSDQLQKEAFSAINIAAEHKTADDKVSLRIAYLNNKYNFQEKTFNLASNNQLYVEKNKQIYKLNAGINSNNDEVILDSYFTPTDNIYSFKSGKSIAAKVNAGIEKRGVLEDRTDLILGETFKLIAYLKDENGHIVDPYSEIKTIILKDDKTYLEYNYLNWSHELQGGKLTRLYKTEFLPTETGNYSIKIMQRSNQSTWNELSSNTITVMPKHEFSVEIRDQNGELVDMVNKPYITTQEVEKLSFTVREHKSGEVGTPVEGVSLFLYGEEHSSKSDPNGLIVLSNLYLGSHNELTFSKTGYLDKTVDLMAIDPKNQAIIRVSGLDKPETSDKINVAGGVPMKNAHVFASIQTGDSVYQQQDYLFENETVSYMIVSAPSVVSLDFVRRVNMHSNNSGSPFGYYMLGSVKTEPGKDFNVVLDARIPMQQVSTVNLTKQMDEVIIARKEIPGVSYIPSVIDNNQEGQNRFYATKSTYNVVARTYEGNIIYLENVVFDQDVNTLDVPYDSSTLAQVKVLGDATIEYVDYITEKQSKLRSYAYSSINNNTINLTPGNVNITINGFDGSKQYQYEVHLKKEELKAGSKTEITTSTLKGIDIFGLDSTGKLTVTDNQRFLKIGLVNDKGDEIQRYSIPEFIIFNNGSSLGSKDILPEKSKIVVKNSRGIVIFDNSDSRNLPEWIYIEEDGEYTVTASVTLEGRTFTLDKKIKVSTVGEEVTEPETKPTPTPDTGPGPGTGPGVIPTPSPTPINVDKGLQDLLENSKSDKDKADKAADLINGLVNSVKDVKDSKEAEKSVQNVSATLASASKLLESMQTASEKAKVAATITEMVNNTKYAFEQVENGPKAIELAKAIIKDTASVLKNLGNIDAAQIDALKDSLVSLSKKAVEKAATVTLDNKDVKVDGNALTTSLDAKKIGQQLETTKKALDETMRDLTGAVGADKATSINPVLTINIPKQSENVTKLAADLPSEIYQAVKDSGLAGLKLSMGNVGFTVEPETFGNVASGQTISLAAEVVHNLTVTAPTSAKQVANIPVMEFNASVDGKKVEAFNKPIPVSFDVSNIDTTKYSEADLANLTVYLLNEKTLTWEPVGGLYDPITKTVNVNRGHFSKYTVMKAGQTFTDIATTHWAATAVNSLLNKGVLDQTTTFSPSKKVTREQFAAWLVRSYGLDGTGLSLPFKDVAKDSEYYDEIAVAYEQGLIQGKSATAFEPKAEITRQEIATLLSRALTTFNSKKLTSASTEQLKGFKDSSSIASWAKDGVALLKQQKLVTGYQDGTYKPNQTTTKAEAAALIYRIYTGQ